AGAAAGACCCAGCGCATGTTGCTGGTGACCGAGCCTGACTTTGGCGAAGGCGAGAGCAAGCAGACCGAGGGCGCATGGGCCACGCATGCGGTGGAGTCCTTCGAGGACGAGCTGCGCAAGTACCTGGGCTATGGCTCAGGCTCCCCGACCCCTGACTCTGCGACAGCAGAAGGGAATGAATAAGGAATGGACCCGATGAAGCGTTACGACGTTACAGCAGGCCGTAACACGCAAACCCAGCACTGGCGCGGTTTGTTACGAGGTTACGACGTTACGACCTCCCACACGTATGCAGGTGCAGGCGTGCGCAGATGCGCACATACATGGGCGCGTGCATGTGCGAGCGCAGCGGGTGTAACACCGTAACGTCGTAACAAGCGAGGCGTGGCGCGGCTTGCGCTGTTACGCGCGCCCGTAACGCTGTAACTACTTCATTTATTTCTTAAGGAAGAAAAGGAAAAGAGAGATGGAGAAGGACCTGGAGCTGTTGACCAAGGGCATCGCCTGCGCCGGGCCCACCCCCCTTGTAGGTACTCCTGCCGCTCGGATTCATGGGGGTAATTCGACCCCCTCGGGTACGCCAGTGGCTGAGTTTTCCAAAAGTGAACGAACTGGTGAACGCCGGGAGGCAAAGTGAACGTACGCGTGGATCTGATCTCTCAGGCCGAGTACGCCCGCCGCCGTGGCGTGGCGAAGTCGGCAGTGGCGAAGGCCGTGAAGGAAGGCCGCATTACCTTGGTCGAGGGCAAGATCCATCAGACCCTGGCCGATATCCAGTGGGCGCAGAACACCCGCACGCGCATCGATGGCGGGCGCCCAGCAAGCGAGCAGGGCGCAGGCATGGGTGAGGCAGCCCCGGCCGCCAATAGCGCGCCACAGGCCCCGGAAACGCCTCAGGTCAGCTCTGCTCAAGAGGTGCTGGACCTGCGCGTGCGCAAGGAGAAAGCAGCGGTCGAACGCGAAGAGCGCGAAAACGCCCGTGAAGCCGGCCTGCTGGTCAGTCGCTCCGCCGTTCGTACTGCGGTGTTTGATGCCTTTCGAGCCCTGCGCGACGAGATCCTGAGCGCGCCTGTGCGTGCGGCACCGGCGGTGATCGGCCTGGGCGACTCCCGCGACATCGAGCGCGTGTTCTCGGACGAACTGCGCAAGGCCTTTGCCAACGCTGAAAAGCGCATGCGCGCCTATCTGCCCGCCGAACGACCTGCTGAAACGGAGGTCGAATGAATCTGGCCGATGGCTACACGCTGATGATGGAAGCCGCGATTGACGCTTCGCGCCCAGACCCCGAGCTGCGCTGTGATGAGTGGGCGGAGGAGTTCATGGTGCTGCCCAAGTCCGGCCCCAAGCCGGGCATCTATCGCTTTGACCACAGCTACCCGGCCCGGCGTGTGCACCAAGTGCTGTCGCCGGCACACCCGGCCAAGCGCGTGGTGGCCAAGGTCGCGTCGCAGATGTTCAAGACCCAGACGGCGCTGAACTGGATTGCCTCGCTGATTCACCGCCGGCCGCGCAACATCCTGGCCCTGCAGCCCACGGATACCCTGGTCAAGCGCTTCTCGGCCCGTGTGGCAACGATGATCCGCAATGTGCCCGAGCTGACGGAGTGCGTGGCCGCCGCCAAGAGCCGCGATTCGCGTAACACGACCCAGGCCAAGGATTTTCTGGGCGACGCCACGCTGTACATGAACACCGCTGGCTCGGCAGCCAATCTGGCCGAGGTCTCGGCGCCCTACATCTACTTTGACGAGATCGACCGGGCCGAGCAGAACATCGACGGCGAAGGCGACCCCGTCACGCTGGCCGAGGCGCGTGCCACCCAGTACGCCAACGATGCCAAGTTCTTCTACACCTCCAGCCCGAGCATCGAAGGCATCTCCAAGATCGACAAGCTCTACGACAAGGGCACGCAGGAGAAGTACTTTGTGCCTTGCCCGCACTGCGACCACCTGCACCCGCTGGAACTGGAGAACTTTCACTATGCACGCGACGAGGAAACCGGCTTCATGGACCGTGCCTGGTTTGTGTGCCCGGAGTGCGGCTGCGAGATCGATGAGCGCCACAAGGTCACCATGCTGCCCGACGAAGCTGCAGGCGGCAAAGCGCGCTGGGTGGCCACGGCCACGGGCGATGGCGAGACGGTAAGCTTTACCTGCTCGGCCTTCTATATGCCCATTGGCGCCCAAACCTGGTTGTCCTTGGCGCGCTACTACGCCTTTGCCAAGGAAGCCATCAAGGTTGGTGACCACTCATTCATGCAGGTGTTCTACAACACCCGCCTGGCCCTGAGCTACCGCAACAGCGAGACCACCACTACCGCCGCGCAGCTGCGCCGCCGTGCCGAGAATTACCCGCTGCGCGTGCTGCCTGACGCCGCACTGGTCGCCACGATGACGGTCGACACCCAGGGCGACCGGCTGGAGTGCCAGATCGAGGCCTGGGGGCCGGGCATGGAGCACTGGGTCATCGACTACATCGTGCTGCCGGGCTCTCCCACCGAAAGCGCAGACGCGCCTGGCAGCGTGTGGCAGCGCCTGGACGAGATCAAGCGCACGCCGCTGCTGCACGCCAGCGGCAGGCTCATCCCGATCAGCGCCTACGGCATTGACTCGGGCGGTCACCACACGCAGGACGTCTACAACTACGGCATGGCCCGCAAGCGGCTCAACTGCGTGGTACTGCATGGCTCGCCCCGCCCGCACAGGCCCATCATGAGCAGCATGCCCAGCAAGGTGGACATCGACTGGGGCGGTACCAAGGTCAAGGGCGGGGTGGAGCTGTGGACGGTCGGCACAGACGTTGCCAAGGACTGGCTCAGCAATCGCATGCAGCAGACCGAAGGCAGTGGTGCCATGCACTTCCACCAGGATCTGCCGCCCGCCTGGTTCGACATGATGGTCGTGGAGCAGCCGCGCATCAAATTCATCAAGGGCCGGTCAATACGCGAATGGTTCAAACCACCAGGCGCCCGCAACGAGGCATGGGACTTGTCTGTCTACAACCTGGCACTGGCCCACCAACTGGGCCTGCACAAATGGAGCGCAATGGACTGGAAGCGTCTGCGCGACAAGCTGATTCCGCCCAACCTGGACCTGTTTGCACCCGCGCCAGTTCAACCAGTCGCGCCTTTGCCCATGCCGGAGCCTCTGCCGTCCGTGGCATCAGCGCCCGTC
This window of the Comamonas testosteroni genome carries:
- a CDS encoding phage terminase large subunit family protein; protein product: MNLADGYTLMMEAAIDASRPDPELRCDEWAEEFMVLPKSGPKPGIYRFDHSYPARRVHQVLSPAHPAKRVVAKVASQMFKTQTALNWIASLIHRRPRNILALQPTDTLVKRFSARVATMIRNVPELTECVAAAKSRDSRNTTQAKDFLGDATLYMNTAGSAANLAEVSAPYIYFDEIDRAEQNIDGEGDPVTLAEARATQYANDAKFFYTSSPSIEGISKIDKLYDKGTQEKYFVPCPHCDHLHPLELENFHYARDEETGFMDRAWFVCPECGCEIDERHKVTMLPDEAAGGKARWVATATGDGETVSFTCSAFYMPIGAQTWLSLARYYAFAKEAIKVGDHSFMQVFYNTRLALSYRNSETTTTAAQLRRRAENYPLRVLPDAALVATMTVDTQGDRLECQIEAWGPGMEHWVIDYIVLPGSPTESADAPGSVWQRLDEIKRTPLLHASGRLIPISAYGIDSGGHHTQDVYNYGMARKRLNCVVLHGSPRPHRPIMSSMPSKVDIDWGGTKVKGGVELWTVGTDVAKDWLSNRMQQTEGSGAMHFHQDLPPAWFDMMVVEQPRIKFIKGRSIREWFKPPGARNEAWDLSVYNLALAHQLGLHKWSAMDWKRLRDKLIPPNLDLFAPAPVQPVAPLPMPEPLPSVASAPVSEPAAPQPNPTPESETTAQTVQAPVPPPQQPAVSEPVAPAPPAVPAPAPQAPMPVVTAINRAPVGRRILSRGIR